In the Holophagales bacterium genome, one interval contains:
- a CDS encoding DUF202 domain-containing protein, which yields MGDPRVYFAAERTLLAWIRTGLTVMAFGFLVARFGLFLRLVTLQLGAEAHAPRLAPLSNVIGIVLVLAGSASILLATREHRAFLRTLPEADRPAGRDGRLHEGLATLLGILGILLTVYLVL from the coding sequence ATGGGCGACCCGCGCGTCTACTTCGCCGCCGAGCGGACTCTCCTCGCCTGGATCCGGACCGGGCTCACGGTCATGGCCTTCGGGTTCCTGGTGGCGCGCTTCGGCCTCTTCCTGCGGCTCGTGACGCTCCAGCTCGGCGCCGAGGCGCACGCGCCCAGGCTCGCGCCGCTCTCGAACGTGATCGGCATCGTCCTCGTCCTGGCCGGCTCGGCGTCGATCCTCCTCGCCACGCGAGAGCACCGCGCGTTCCTGCGGACGCTCCCCGAGGCCGACCGCCCCGCCGGGCGCGACGGCCGCCTGCACGAGGGGCTCGCAACGCTCCTCGGCATTCTGGGCATCCTGCTGACGGTCTATCTCGTCCTCTAG